TTTTGTGGAAAAGGAACGCGCCCTCCAGTCCCTGCAACACCAATACAACGATTTGGTCCAGGAGCTGCGCACCAAGGAGAACGAAAAGAACCTCGCCTCCCAGCGGCTCCACTACCTCAAGGAACGTGAACTCAATACCCGTGATTTCCTCGATAAATCATTAAGCCAGCTCAAGGGCCTCGAAGAAAGCATCGGCTTCTCCGGCCAGCAGGTCACCGAGGAACAGGAGCGCCTCGAAGAAAGCCGCGACCGTCTCGACGACCTCAAAGCAGGCGTGGAGGACAAGCGCTACATCTTTGACGACAAACGCACCGCCACCGACCTCCTTCGCAAGGAGAACCAGGCCCTCCAGCGCCAACAGTTCGACGCCGAGAAAAACGTCGCCGTCGCCGATACCTCCATCCTCAACCTGCAGCGCGGCGTCCACCAGCTTCGGGACGAACAGGCCCAGAGCCGCGACCAGATCACGCGCTTCGAACAGGAAAAGGTCGCCAAGGAAGCCGAACTCGCCGCCAAAAAGACCGAGCTCGAAAACCTCCAGGCCCAACACGAACACGCCAAGGCCCAGATCCTCCAAACCCAGGAACGCGTCGAACAACTGCGTCTCCAGCTCGCCGATGAAGGCCGCAAGCTCGACGCCCGCCGCAACGAACACGACCTCCTGAAAAGCCTCATCGACAACATGGAGGGCTACCCCGAAAGCGTCAAGTTCCTCCACAACAACAAGGGCTGGAACCACGAGGCGCCCATCCTTTCGGACATCATTTATGTGAAGGAAGAATACCGCGCCGCCGTCGAGAATGTGCTCGAACCTTACCTCAACTATTACGTGGTGAACAACCTCGCTGAAGGGCTGCAGGCCGTTCACCTCCTCGACGATAACAAGAAAGGCAAGGCTAACTTCTTCCTGCTCGACCAGTTCGGTGACGCCGCTTCCACCGCCCCGCACCAACCCTCCGGGACGCTGCCGTCTCTGGATGTCGTCGAAGTCGACCCCCGGTATAGCACGCTTGTGCACCACCTTTTGGGCAACGTCTTCATCGCCGAAACCGAAGACGCCCTCTACCACAGCAACGGCGCCGTCGTCCTCGAAAAGACCGGTAAATACGTCAAGGGCCACTACAGCCTCACCGGCGGCAGCGTAGGCCTTTTCGAAGGCAAAAAAATCGGTCGCGCCAAAAACCTCGAAAAACTCGCCGGGCAGATCGACGCCCAGGAACGCGTCGTGTCCGGCATCAAGGAACAGATACAGGCCCGTCACCAGGAAGTCGCCCACTACACCGGCCAGCTCAGGGAACAGGCCATCCGCCAGACCCAGCAGGAGATCAACCAGCTCACCAACCAGGCCTACGCCCTGCAAAACAAGCTCGAAAACCTCCACAGCCAGGAAGCCGCGGGCGCCCGCCGTCTCGAAGACCTGGAAGACAACCTCCAGCGCACCAACGACAACGTCAGCGACCAACGCGACCTCCTCGAACGCCTCAATGCCCAGCTCGAAGAACTCTCTTTACGCATGCAAGGCGCCGAGGAAGCTTATGCACGGGCCGAGCAGGAATATAATTTTTCCCAGGCCCAATACAACGAAGCCAACCTCCACCTCACCCGTCAGCAAAGCAAGGTCACTGCGCTAAAACAAGAGCTCGATTTCAAAAACAACCAGCTCCGCGACCTCCAGGGGCAGGTCGAGCAAAACAACGCCCACCTCGCCGACACCACCCGCCAGATCGAGGAATCCGGGGACGCCCTCCAGGACTCCCACGAAAGCCTCGTCGACCTCATGCGCCGGAAAGAAGAAGCCGAACACCAGGTTAACACCTCCGAGCAAGCCTACTACAACCTCCGCAACAGCCTCGCCGAAAAAGAAAGCGAGCTCCGCCATAAACAAAAGTCAAAG
This sequence is a window from Dinghuibacter silviterrae. Protein-coding genes within it:
- the smc gene encoding chromosome segregation protein SMC, whose amino-acid sequence is MRLKTLEIKGFKSFADKTVLHFDEGITGVIGPNGCGKSNIVDSIRWVIGEHKMSSLRSENLESLVFNGSRTRSSSGLAEVSLTFENTKNLLPTEFNTVTVTRKFYKSGESEYRLNDVSCRLKDIHNLFMDTGVSTDSYAIIELGMVDDIIKDKDNSRRRMLEQAAGISIYKTRKKEARQKLDATEQDLARIEDLLFEINNQLKTLESQAKKAEKYFEAKKEYRTLSIELAKASLEGFNLTYKDLHDQQETETDRRIQLEAAIALEEATVEQEKVGFVEKERALQSLQHQYNDLVQELRTKENEKNLASQRLHYLKERELNTRDFLDKSLSQLKGLEESIGFSGQQVTEEQERLEESRDRLDDLKAGVEDKRYIFDDKRTATDLLRKENQALQRQQFDAEKNVAVADTSILNLQRGVHQLRDEQAQSRDQITRFEQEKVAKEAELAAKKTELENLQAQHEHAKAQILQTQERVEQLRLQLADEGRKLDARRNEHDLLKSLIDNMEGYPESVKFLHNNKGWNHEAPILSDIIYVKEEYRAAVENVLEPYLNYYVVNNLAEGLQAVHLLDDNKKGKANFFLLDQFGDAASTAPHQPSGTLPSLDVVEVDPRYSTLVHHLLGNVFIAETEDALYHSNGAVVLEKTGKYVKGHYSLTGGSVGLFEGKKIGRAKNLEKLAGQIDAQERVVSGIKEQIQARHQEVAHYTGQLREQAIRQTQQEINQLTNQAYALQNKLENLHSQEAAGARRLEDLEDNLQRTNDNVSDQRDLLERLNAQLEELSLRMQGAEEAYARAEQEYNFSQAQYNEANLHLTRQQSKVTALKQELDFKNNQLRDLQGQVEQNNAHLADTTRQIEESGDALQDSHESLVDLMRRKEEAEHQVNTSEQAYYNLRNSLAEKESELRHKQKSKEQVDFLLGQLKDKVSELKLQLAGIKERLSVEFRVDLDAIIDEERETDTSVEDLTAAAERLKKRMENMGEVNPTAIEAFQEMKKRYEFILEQKNDLVTAKDSLLQTIQEVESTANQKFLDTFNAVRENFQRVFKALFTEEDTADIILENPENLAETTIDIIAKPKGKRPSSITQLSGGEKTLTSTALLFAIYLIKPAPFCILDEVDAPLDDANVGKFTQMIRKFSENSQFIIITHNKTTMSTVDVIYGVTMQEPGVSKLVPVDFRTLSN